In the Sphingobacterium sp. PCS056 genome, GCTTTTGCTCCAAGCCCTATATTTCTAAAAAATTGAAAATCTAACGATTGCCCAAAAACAGAAGGACCGCAAAGCGAAAGGAATAGCAAGAAAAACAAATAAACTGTCCGCATCATAAACAAGGTATTTACAAACATAATTATTTAAAAGTGTAAATACAATGTGGAACTTTATCGGCACACTTTTTAAGAAATGTACTAAAGAGCCTGTGATGATGAGTTTGGGCGCTTATCCATTAATTCATTTTTTTTCAATACTTTTGTATACGCTTTAGGGGTATTCTGTAAAGAATTGAGAGAGTCCCTTTGAACCTGATCCGGCTAACACCGGCGTAGGGAAAAGCAATCAGTCCATCTACTTATCCGGACTGTTGTTATGGATTTTTCCTAAAGCTTTTATTGTTAAAAATATAAGAATGGAAAAAAAACTCTGGCAACACATCATTCAGGTAAGAAATACCTCGCCTCTTATTCACAATATCACGAACTATGTTGTGATGAATAATACCGCCAATGCACTGTTGGCAGTGGGTGCATCACCGATCATGGCACACGCCAAACCTGAGGTCGAAGCAATGGTAACGCTATCGCATGCACTGGTCATCAACATCGGTACGCTGGACGAGTACTGGAGCGAATCCATGTTCATGGCATCTAAAAAAGCAGATTCAATCCAGAAACCTTGGGTTTTAGATCCTGTAGGTGCAGGTGCGACCTCCTACCGCGATACTGTTTTAAATCAACTGTTGCTTTTTAAGCCTACCGTCATCAGAGGGAATGCTTCTGAAATCATTGCTCTTGCAAAAACAGCAGATGTGGTGACAAAAGGGGTAGATAGTACCGTGATCAGTACCGAGGCTATTGAGGCTGCTCGCAATCTACACGCCAAATCAGGCGCAATCATATGTATTTCAGGTGAAACAGATATCATTATCAGCCACAACACATGTATATACCTAAAGAATGGGAATGCGATGATGACCAAGGTGACCGGATTAGGTTGTACTGCATCGGCCCTGATCGCGGCATTTATTGCTGCGGTTGAAAATAAAACGGAAGCTGTTGCTGCTGCAATGAGTTTACTGAGCATAGCAGGAGAATTAGCCGCAAAAGAAAGTGCTGGCCCCGCAAGTCTGCAGACCCATATTCTGGACAAGCTCTATAACATTACCGAACACGAATTTCTTACCCATTTAAAAATCACCCAATCATGAACCTGCACCCCTCATTTCCTTATCCACTTTATTTAGTGATCTCGGAAAAGGACTGCCGAGGACGTGATTTCCTTTATGTAGCTGAACAGGCAATACGTGGAGGTGTGGATATAATTCAACTGCGTGAAAAAGAGATCACGACTAAAGAGTTTATTTATAAAGCCCTGAAATTGAAAGAGATTACCGATAAATATCATATCCCACTGATCATCAATGATCATGCTGAAGTAGCTGAAAAAATAAGTGCTGCTGGAATCCATGTCGGAAATCGGGATATCGCTCCTGCTGTACTGCGACGTGTACATGCTTTTGAAAGCAAAACAATTGGCTATTCCATAGAATATCTCCATCAATTGGATGATGAAAACACCGCTGTAGCAGATTATTTAGGCGTCAGCCCCATATTTAATACGAAAACAAAAACAGATACCGTAACGGAATGGGGCTTGAACGGATTAGCAATGATCCGTTCTCGTACAGATAAGCCCTTAGTTGCAATCGGAAATGTACGATTGGAAAATGCATCAGCAATCGTTAAAGCGGGTGCCGATTCGTTAGCAGTCGTCTCCGCGATCTGTGGTGCTGACCATCCAGAGCAAGCCGCTTATGCAATTAAAAATGAACTATTAAAATGAAACAATACACCTATCCTTCGGTGCTCACCATTGCTGGTTTTGACGGTAGTGGCGGAGCTGGCATTCAGGCCGACATTAAAACCTTTTCAGCACTGGGCTGCTATGCGACGTCAGTCCTTACTGCTCTGCCGGTGCAAAATACACAAGGAGTCCAAAAAATATATCCCATTCCGATAGCAGCTGTATCCGACCAGATCGCCGCGATCTTAGATGATATTATGCCTGCTGCTATTAAAATAGGCATGGTCCATACCCCCCAACTGGTGGAGACCATCGCGACTTCTTTAAGTCATTATCCAAAGATCCCGATCGTCTTTGATCCTGTCATGGTGGCGACAAGTGGTCATACACTTATTGAGGCAGATACCATCCAAACCATCATGGACAGGCTATTTCCAATAGCCGACATCATCACTCCAAATATGGACGAAGCTGCACTACTGGCTGGCATTGATGTAAAAAATCTGGACGATATGCATCAGGCGGCAAAGATTATTCAGACCCTAGGCTGTAAACATGTTCTTGTTAAAGGAGGACATCAACAAACGGCTACCTTAACCTCATTATTTTTTGAAGAAAATGGCCAGTACACAGCCTTTGAAACGAAAAAATTTGCGACAAAAAATACACATGGATCGGGTTGCACACTTTCCTCAGCTATCGCCGCTTACTTGGCACGTGGAGAAAATTTTCATACCGCAGTAGCATTAGCGCAAGATTATATCTACGAAGCTATTAAACATGGAAAAGATGTCGTAATCGGAAAAGGCAATGGCCCTCTTAACCACTTTTTTAACCCTGATAAATTAATTAAAAATGAATTGGTCTGAAATCGCTTGGAATCAAATTGAAAATAACTATCAGTCTATTTTAGAAATGCCCTTTATTACTGAACTAGCTGCTGGAAATCTACCTATACATAAATTTCAGTTCTATATGGCGCAAGATTCCCTCTATCTGGAACACTTCGGAAGAGCATTAGCACTGATCGCAGCTCGGGCACATGATGTAGATACTACTTTACACTATATCAAGTATGCGGAGACAGCGATTGTGGTCGAAAATGCCCTGCATCATGCATACTTTCAGGATTTTGGTTTAACCGAAAAGGGAACGATGGGGCCCGTATGTCATCATTATATTCACTTTTTAAAAAGCACGGCAGCACTAGATGCCGTTGAAATCGCTATGGCCGCGGTACTCCCCTGCTTTTGGATCTATAAAAAAGTCGGTGATCATATCCTCAATGAGGTGAACAGCAGCAATCATCCGTACCAAAAATGGATCGATACCTATGGTGGTGAAGACTTTGCTATTGCCGTCCAGCAAGCCATTGATCTGTGCGACAAGGCGGCAGCGGAAGCATCACCAGCCATTAGAGAAAAGATGACCGAAGCTTTTATTACTGCTTCAAAAATGGAATATTATTTCTGGGAAGCGGCATATGATATCAAAAGTTGGATGTAATGAAAAAGAGGTTAAATCCTATTATTCATTTCAGTGACAAAAAAAATAGTTAGCGCACTACCTATTTATTAAAATTATAGCAAAAAGTTAAATAAAGAGCGTAAAAGTGGGATCACTTGTTGACTTTCAGCGATCTCTTCTTGACAAGAAGGGATCGCTTATTTGTAATAAGGGAACACAATTTAGCAAAAAGGGATCGCTTGTTTGTAATAAAGGAACACAATTTCACAATAAGGGATCACTTGTTTGTAAAAAGGGACACAAGTTCACAAAAAGGGATCGCTTGTTTGTAAAAAGGGAACACAATTTCACAACAAGGGATCACTTGTTTGTAAAAAGGGAACACAACTTCACAACAAGGGATCACTTGTTTGTAATAAGGGAACATAACTTCGCAACAAGGGATCGCTTTTCCTAAAAAGACATCAGCAGTTATAGAAATACTGATCCAACCTCGACAACAACTTATCACTTGTTTGCGACAAGAGGTTTAACTTTAGAAAACTTGTTCTCCTTCTTCAGAAAAAGGGACTCCATCTTTTCAAGAAGGGACTGCACAAAGCGAAGAAGTGATCACTGACTGGACGATTTTAATCGAATAATAGCTTATTTAAGCTTTAAAAGGTGTTTTTAAATTTTAAGATCTCGACTTATTGATTTTTTTCTAACTTACCTCGATTGGTTGTATCAGCAACTTTTACCAACTAAGTATTGTCGTATGACCTGAATCTTCGCAAAATAATCAAGAACAAAATTGAGGATCCGCACAGTCATCTCCTAATAAGATGATTTACCCAGATACTGAAGTTGACTGGCTCCGCTTGATCGATCAGATTACGAATCCCTTTGCTCTTTTTAGTAGCCTATTAAAAAAGAGCATCAATCCCTATTAAAGTATGATCTTAAAGGAAATTAAGCCAATCACATCTCTACACGAGATATTGTATTTGGTAAATAACTTTTTTTCTCTCAAATTTGTAAATATTACATATAAATACCAGTATTTAATTTCTGAACCAGTAGCAGCAGATATTTTTAAATAAAACAAACTAAAAATATGATGGAAATAAAAATTTTATGCTTAGCGGACATCAATGATCAAATTGCCGAAGAGATAGCAGCGCTTTTTAAACAGCTCAGTCCTCAAAAAAAACAATTACCATTAACTGAAATATTGAAGGATGAAAATCCCATATCATTCGTTTACTGTTTAATTGATCAGCATGTAGCAGGGATAGCTAGTATATGTACTTATCAAGTAATTTCGGGTAGCAAAGGATGGATCGAGGACGTGGTGGTGAATGAGCAATATAGAGGTAGAGGTATCGGAAAAAAACTCATTGAAAAAATATTAGAAATTGGCCATCAGAAAAAGCTTAAGGAGATTTTACTCTACACAGAAGATCATCGCGAAGCCGCTTTAAACCTTTATCAAGGTATCGGCTTTCAAGCTAAAGAAAGCAAAATTTATTATATTAAAAATGAACAGGTTTAAAACTTGACCCTTTAGAGCTAGCGTATACAAAATTTCTGCATCACATATTTAATTCTTATTTGATGCACATGTTGCGACAAAAAACACAACTTTACACCTATATTATAGCACCAAAATAAACAACCCCATGTATAGAATTTGTATCAGTATCCTATTGTTATCTTTTTTCTCCTGTATGGCACAGCAAAAAACACAAACTTTTTCTGCTGACCACCCTGCAATTACTTATACTGGAAGAATTGATTTTTCAGATCCTAAATTGCCCACTTTCTATGCTCCTGGGGTGTACTTTGAGTTCGATTACGAAGGATCCTATTGTGACATTACACTTATCGATGAAGCATTATATGGAAAAAATCATAATTACATCAGTATACTCATCGATCAGGAACCGGTGCAACGATTGAAGCTTGCCTCGAAGGAAAATAAAATACGGATTGGTGAAAAGCTTGCTGCAGGTCGACATCACGTATTGATCTGTAAAGGAACAGAAGCAAATATAGGGTCCCTAGCACTAAAGAATATCCAAGCAGAACAGATTTACAAATCATTGGACCATACGACCCGAAAAATCGAATTTTATGGCAATTCCATCACCTGTGGGACTGGCTCCAACCTCAGCATTCCCTGCGGCACTGGAGAATGGTCTGACCAGCACGATGCCTATGCAGCGTATGGCCCCATTTTAGCACGTAGTCTCCATGCAAAATGGCAGTTGACATCATACTCAGGAATAGGTCTTATGCATTCGTGTTGTGATCTAAAATTTACAATGCCTGATATTTATGATAAAATAAATTTACGCGACAATCGCATCAATTGGAACTTTTCCACTTATCAACCCGATTTAGTCTGTGTGACACTTGGACAGAATGATGGTTTTCAACCTGCTGAATTATTTATAAAGAATTATATTGACTTTCTAAAGAAGCTACGTCAAAAATATCCTAAAGCAGAAATTTTATGTTTAAGCAGCCCAATGGCAGATCCGGAACTTAAATCCTATTTTGCCTTACAATTACCTGAAATTGTGAAGCGTGCAGATGACACGAACATCAACTATTATCTCTTTCAAAAATCTTACAATTCTGGATGCGACAGCCATCCTGATGCGAAGGAACATGTGCAGATCGCACAAGAACTGGAGCATGCTATCCTAAAACAATATAACTGGAAAAAATAGAACCCAAAAAATAGCAAAATAGTATCAATACAGTAACCTACAAAAAATAGCTTAAATAAACATTTTCTGGTTTAAATAGTTCGAATATTATTAAGATTGGTCATAATAGTATTAAAGATCTACTTGAATTATCTCCATATTTGGATAATTATAACCAAGAAATAAAGCTATGTTAAACATTCTACAAAGATCCCTACTTACAGTGGGCTTTTTTACATTATGTCTCCATTCTGCTTATGCCCAACAATCCGGAAATCGGGTAATCACAGGTATAGTCCAAAATGCAGAGGGACAAAAACTTCCTGGCGTCAACGTTACGGTAAAGGGGACCAATACCGTTGCCGCGACAGATAGTCAAGGAAAATATACCATCACGATCCCATCAAACGCTAAGAGTTTAGTGTTTTCCTTTGTCGGTTCCAAAGCTCAAGAAGTTACTATTGCAGATAAAAACACGATTAACATCTCTTTAGAGCCTTTTAGCAATACTTTGGATGAATTGGTCGTGATCGGATACGGTTCTGTCCGTAAAGCAAATGTTACTTCTTCCATTTCTTCTATCTCTGAAAAAGATTTTAAGGACCAACCCGTAGCTGGAATAGATCAAGCACTGCAGGGTAAAGTCGCAGGTGTAACGGTGACCAACAATGGCGGTCAGCCCGGAGGGGGCGTTTCCGTTAAAGTACGTGGTATTACCTCAGTCAATGGAACAGAACCTCTTTATGTGATCGACGGAGTTCCGATCCTAACCAGTACAAACTCGGTCTCACAAGACCAACTTGGAGGAAAAGGTGGTCAGACCGAGCAGTCTGTCCTCGCCACATTAAATCCAAATGACATTTTATCGATTGACATCTTAAAAGATGCCTCGGCACAAGCTATTTACGGATCATTGGGTGCCAATGGCGTAATCCTAGTCACAACTAAGAAAGGAAAAGCCGGTGAAGGTAAATTTACCTATGATGGCTATTATGGTATCCAGCAGGTGGCAAAAAAACTCAACATCATGAACTTGCCACAGTACGCAACCTATTATAATTCATTAATCCCCGAAGTATTCAAAGCTTCTGGAACTGCACTCAACGAGATCGGTGAACTCAAAGATCCCACAATATTGGGTAAGGGTACCGATTGGCAAGATGCATTATTCCAAACTGGCCATACGAGCAATCATCAATTAGCATTCTCTGGAGGGCACAACAAAACGTCTTACTATTTTTCGCTCAATTCATTTGATCAAAAGGGTACCATTATTGGTTCAGATTTTAATCGGTTAGCCAGTAGGTTTGCGTTGGACCAAGAAGTGAAACCTTGGTTAAAAGCAGGTATTACCGCAAATTTATCCCGTTCTAATCAAGGGATTACACTTACCGACGGAGTAGAAACGCCCACCGCAATCGTTTTATACAATAGTCCTGCAACCCCTATTAAAGATGCAAATGGCAACTATATCACGACAAGTTCTTTAGGTAACAATACCTTTGGCAATGCCAATGGCAATCCAATTGCTACTGCACTTTTGCGTGAAGTAAATGCGATCCAAAATAAAGCTTTTGGTAATATTTATGCGGAACTGAAATTTACCGATTATCTGACGCTAAGAAATGAAGTAAACTATGATTTCCAATTAGCAGAAAATACCGCATTCCAGCCCAAAATAGATAATCAGAATACTGGTCAAAGTATTCTTTCTCCCAGTAAATTGCGAGAAGATCGAAACACAAGTCATTTTTGGGCTTTGAGAAATTTCTTAAATTTCAACAAAGGATTTGGTGCTAAACACTGGGTGTCGGCCGTATTAGGACATGAAGCTCAGGAATCACACTATAATGGACATTACATCAGTGCCATCGACCTGGATCAAAATATCAAATCTATTAATGCAGGAACTGTGGTACCTTCCGGAACAAACTCCACCACCAGTTCATGGGCTATGGAATCTTATTTCGGTCGCGCGAGCTATACATTCGACAATAAATATGCGATCTCCGGATCCCTACGTCGTGATGGGGCTTCGAGCTTTGGAGAAAATAGGAAACATGGAACTTTTACAGCGATCTCCGGTGCATGGACAGTGACTTCGGAAAAGTTTGCTAAAAACTGGAATGCGATCGATTATCTCAAATTTCGTGTTGGTTATGGTACAGTAGGAAATCAGAATTCTCCGGTTCAAAATGCATACTCTACCAATATTCGCCTCTTCCCTATTTCTCCATTTGGCAAAGGAGGTATTCCCGCCAATGTCGGAAATCCAAATTTAGGATGGGAGTCTGTGAAAACGACAAATGCAGGTTTTGACTTAACCCTATTGAAGAAAAAATTAGAAATAACCGTGGATGTTTATAATAAAGTGACCACGGATATGATTCTTTCCACAACACTACCAGTATTTGCAGGATTAGACCCAAACCCACCCTACAATGCCTATAAAGAAATTGAACCTCCGGTTACAAATGCGGGTAAAATGTCCAATAAAGGTATTGATATCGGAATCACCAGTTACAATATACAACGGGACAATTTCACTTGGAAAACAAGCGTTGTATTTTCACACTATAAAAATAAATTGGTTAGCCTAAACTCGGAAAATGCGTTATTGCGTGGCGTAGAGCAAGATTTCACGGGTTCTACTTCTGTCGTTAACATTACGCGAGCAGGACATGCAGTCGGTACCTTCTATGGTTATGTCACGGACGGATTATTCCGTTCCATGGACGAACTCAATAATGGCACGGATTGGGGATTGGCTGTAGGTCCAACAGGTTTATATTTAGGAGATGTACGGTATAAGGATTTAAATGGTGATGGAAAAATAGGATCTGAAGACGTGACCACTATTGGAGATCCTAACCCGACCTTCAATTACGGGATCACTAATAATTTTACCTACAAAAACTTTGACGTATCTATTTTCCTACAAGGAGTGCAGGGTTCAAAAATTTTTAACTGGACAAAGAAATATACCGAATCACTTTCAAATCCTTTTTTAAATCAATCTGCTGATGTTTTAAACCGCTATACAGAATCCAATCCCAACGCATCTATTCCGCGTTTTGTCAACCAATGGCACAGTAACAATACCAAAAATTCTGACCGCTATATTGAAGATGGCTCTTATTTGAGGATTCAAAATATTGCCATTGGCTATAACCTTCCGGAACGTTGGATGAAATCGGTGAAAGCCTCTAGTGCAAGAATTTATTTATCCGCACAAAACTTATATACGTTTACCAAATACTCCGGATATGATCCCGAGATCGGTTCTTTCAATAAATCAGTCTTGTCTCAAAATGTGGATAATGGTCACTATCCAAATCCAAGAACATTTACGATCGGAGCTAACATTCAATTCTAATTTCCATCATCATGAAAAGATATCAATTTATATATATAATGCTCGGGCTTGGCTTTATGCTTACAGCTTGTAAAAAAGAATTTCTAAATAAACCTTCGGAAAATAATCCAACCTTAGATACCTATTACAATACTGCAGAAGAGGTATATGCGGCTACTGGTTATCTTTATAATTCGGTTTGGTACGATTACACCGACAAATCGTTCCATGCTATCGGGGAAACACTAGCTGGAAATATGTTAACCGAAACTGGACCCAATTATGATGGGGGTAGTTTTAATAATTTCACCGTCTTGAGTACCGATGGACTGGTTGCTTCTGCATGGCGCTCGCTCTATAAAGTTGCGGGTACAGCTACTGTTTTGGCTTCGACTTTCGAACAGAAAAAATCCACTTCTGGAGATAAAGACTATTTGAATATCGCTATTGCCGAATCGCGTTTTATTCGCGCAGTTGCCTACTTTTACTTGACCAGAATATACAAGGATATTCCTATTGTCAATGATCCAGTTGCCTTAGCAGGATCAGGTAATTACAATGTGCCTCGTTATATCCAATCGGATGTATTACGCTTTATCTTAGAAGACTTAGCATTTGCAGAACAAAATCTTCCGACCACTCCCTATCAAAAAGGTCGAGTTTCGTCCCTTTCTGCATCAGGAATGATGGCTAAAGTACATTTATATCAAAAGAATTATGAAAAGGCCAAAGAAAAGGCGCAACTCGTCATTAGTTCCGGAAAATATGATTTATATCCAAATTATGAGGAAATGTTCACCAGTTCTAAAGCAAATAATAATCAAGAGTCTTTATTCGCATTGCAGTGGATAGCAGATGGTGGTTATGGCTATGCCAATGCTGTCAATGCTTATGCAGCACCGAGTACCTTAATGAAACCCGACAAAGGAACTGGGTACTCATCAGTCTATCCAACTATCGATATGTTAGAATCTTATGCCGCACAAGATAGACGTCGTAAATGGTCAAATATGGAACATGGTTTTTTCCGCGCAGATTGGAAAAATGTCAATTTTCCAAATGGTTTTACCTACGATACCACCGGCACAAACTATGAAACAACGACTACTTTTCGAAATGGTTCTCGAGCAAATTCGCTTAAATATGTCGTAGGTCCGGGTTCCAATGGTGAAAAATTATCTGATAATGGATCTTCTGATATCTGTACCTATATTTTACGTTATGCCGATGTTC is a window encoding:
- a CDS encoding SGNH/GDSL hydrolase family protein; this encodes MYRICISILLLSFFSCMAQQKTQTFSADHPAITYTGRIDFSDPKLPTFYAPGVYFEFDYEGSYCDITLIDEALYGKNHNYISILIDQEPVQRLKLASKENKIRIGEKLAAGRHHVLICKGTEANIGSLALKNIQAEQIYKSLDHTTRKIEFYGNSITCGTGSNLSIPCGTGEWSDQHDAYAAYGPILARSLHAKWQLTSYSGIGLMHSCCDLKFTMPDIYDKINLRDNRINWNFSTYQPDLVCVTLGQNDGFQPAELFIKNYIDFLKKLRQKYPKAEILCLSSPMADPELKSYFALQLPEIVKRADDTNINYYLFQKSYNSGCDSHPDAKEHVQIAQELEHAILKQYNWKK
- a CDS encoding GNAT family N-acetyltransferase, producing the protein MMEIKILCLADINDQIAEEIAALFKQLSPQKKQLPLTEILKDENPISFVYCLIDQHVAGIASICTYQVISGSKGWIEDVVVNEQYRGRGIGKKLIEKILEIGHQKKLKEILLYTEDHREAALNLYQGIGFQAKESKIYYIKNEQV
- the thiM gene encoding hydroxyethylthiazole kinase — encoded protein: MEKKLWQHIIQVRNTSPLIHNITNYVVMNNTANALLAVGASPIMAHAKPEVEAMVTLSHALVINIGTLDEYWSESMFMASKKADSIQKPWVLDPVGAGATSYRDTVLNQLLLFKPTVIRGNASEIIALAKTADVVTKGVDSTVISTEAIEAARNLHAKSGAIICISGETDIIISHNTCIYLKNGNAMMTKVTGLGCTASALIAAFIAAVENKTEAVAAAMSLLSIAGELAAKESAGPASLQTHILDKLYNITEHEFLTHLKITQS
- a CDS encoding SusC/RagA family TonB-linked outer membrane protein gives rise to the protein MLNILQRSLLTVGFFTLCLHSAYAQQSGNRVITGIVQNAEGQKLPGVNVTVKGTNTVAATDSQGKYTITIPSNAKSLVFSFVGSKAQEVTIADKNTINISLEPFSNTLDELVVIGYGSVRKANVTSSISSISEKDFKDQPVAGIDQALQGKVAGVTVTNNGGQPGGGVSVKVRGITSVNGTEPLYVIDGVPILTSTNSVSQDQLGGKGGQTEQSVLATLNPNDILSIDILKDASAQAIYGSLGANGVILVTTKKGKAGEGKFTYDGYYGIQQVAKKLNIMNLPQYATYYNSLIPEVFKASGTALNEIGELKDPTILGKGTDWQDALFQTGHTSNHQLAFSGGHNKTSYYFSLNSFDQKGTIIGSDFNRLASRFALDQEVKPWLKAGITANLSRSNQGITLTDGVETPTAIVLYNSPATPIKDANGNYITTSSLGNNTFGNANGNPIATALLREVNAIQNKAFGNIYAELKFTDYLTLRNEVNYDFQLAENTAFQPKIDNQNTGQSILSPSKLREDRNTSHFWALRNFLNFNKGFGAKHWVSAVLGHEAQESHYNGHYISAIDLDQNIKSINAGTVVPSGTNSTTSSWAMESYFGRASYTFDNKYAISGSLRRDGASSFGENRKHGTFTAISGAWTVTSEKFAKNWNAIDYLKFRVGYGTVGNQNSPVQNAYSTNIRLFPISPFGKGGIPANVGNPNLGWESVKTTNAGFDLTLLKKKLEITVDVYNKVTTDMILSTTLPVFAGLDPNPPYNAYKEIEPPVTNAGKMSNKGIDIGITSYNIQRDNFTWKTSVVFSHYKNKLVSLNSENALLRGVEQDFTGSTSVVNITRAGHAVGTFYGYVTDGLFRSMDELNNGTDWGLAVGPTGLYLGDVRYKDLNGDGKIGSEDVTTIGDPNPTFNYGITNNFTYKNFDVSIFLQGVQGSKIFNWTKKYTESLSNPFLNQSADVLNRYTESNPNASIPRFVNQWHSNNTKNSDRYIEDGSYLRIQNIAIGYNLPERWMKSVKASSARIYLSAQNLYTFTKYSGYDPEIGSFNKSVLSQNVDNGHYPNPRTFTIGANIQF
- a CDS encoding RagB/SusD family nutrient uptake outer membrane protein, with the protein product MKRYQFIYIMLGLGFMLTACKKEFLNKPSENNPTLDTYYNTAEEVYAATGYLYNSVWYDYTDKSFHAIGETLAGNMLTETGPNYDGGSFNNFTVLSTDGLVASAWRSLYKVAGTATVLASTFEQKKSTSGDKDYLNIAIAESRFIRAVAYFYLTRIYKDIPIVNDPVALAGSGNYNVPRYIQSDVLRFILEDLAFAEQNLPTTPYQKGRVSSLSASGMMAKVHLYQKNYEKAKEKAQLVISSGKYDLYPNYEEMFTSSKANNNQESLFALQWIADGGYGYANAVNAYAAPSTLMKPDKGTGYSSVYPTIDMLESYAAQDRRRKWSNMEHGFFRADWKNVNFPNGFTYDTTGTNYETTTTFRNGSRANSLKYVVGPGSNGEKLSDNGSSDICTYILRYADVLLIYAEATLGTQASTSDATALNAFNKVHNRAGNFNNIPATSLTADLIFKERRAEFAYEGDFWFDVQRRGFDFAKQFVSKQERGSYTGTGISTFKTTINNEAQLFLPIPQSETVSDPELLKPAVPYYTN
- the tenA gene encoding thiaminase II, with the translated sequence MNWSEIAWNQIENNYQSILEMPFITELAAGNLPIHKFQFYMAQDSLYLEHFGRALALIAARAHDVDTTLHYIKYAETAIVVENALHHAYFQDFGLTEKGTMGPVCHHYIHFLKSTAALDAVEIAMAAVLPCFWIYKKVGDHILNEVNSSNHPYQKWIDTYGGEDFAIAVQQAIDLCDKAAAEASPAIREKMTEAFITASKMEYYFWEAAYDIKSWM
- the thiD gene encoding bifunctional hydroxymethylpyrimidine kinase/phosphomethylpyrimidine kinase, producing MKQYTYPSVLTIAGFDGSGGAGIQADIKTFSALGCYATSVLTALPVQNTQGVQKIYPIPIAAVSDQIAAILDDIMPAAIKIGMVHTPQLVETIATSLSHYPKIPIVFDPVMVATSGHTLIEADTIQTIMDRLFPIADIITPNMDEAALLAGIDVKNLDDMHQAAKIIQTLGCKHVLVKGGHQQTATLTSLFFEENGQYTAFETKKFATKNTHGSGCTLSSAIAAYLARGENFHTAVALAQDYIYEAIKHGKDVVIGKGNGPLNHFFNPDKLIKNELV
- the thiE gene encoding thiamine phosphate synthase, encoding MNLHPSFPYPLYLVISEKDCRGRDFLYVAEQAIRGGVDIIQLREKEITTKEFIYKALKLKEITDKYHIPLIINDHAEVAEKISAAGIHVGNRDIAPAVLRRVHAFESKTIGYSIEYLHQLDDENTAVADYLGVSPIFNTKTKTDTVTEWGLNGLAMIRSRTDKPLVAIGNVRLENASAIVKAGADSLAVVSAICGADHPEQAAYAIKNELLK